The Dokdonella sp. nucleotide sequence GAGGAGCGCTTGAGTGGCTTGCGGAAGCAGAGAAAGCCGCAGTTGTCGAACTGCGGATCGACCGACAGGTTGCCGCCGCTGGCCGGGCCGAGTGGGACGTTGGTGTGGCGACCGATATTGTTGTGGACCAGATTGATCGTGCCTTGGCCGAACAGATAGACGTCGCCATAGCTGTCGTTGTCCCAAAGGATGTTGTTGCTCAGCCACAGGTTCGAGGAGGTCGAGGTCGGGTTGGTGTAGAGCACCCAGCCTTCGCCATCGGTGTTCGAGTTTCCGGTGATGGTGTTGTTGCTCAGGTAGTTGTTGCCGTTCAGGTTGATCGACCCGACAGCGTAGTTCGGGGCACTGTTCCCGGTGATCAGATTGTTGCGGATACGCAGCGTTCCCCACCCGGAGATGTCCAAGGCACCGCTGGCTGTTTGCGCACTGCCAAGCAGGATGGCGTTGTTGTCGATGCGCAGACTTGCTCCGCCACCTTGGTCGAAGAGGCGGACATACAGGTTGCCGCCGAAGTTGGAGTAACCCGAGAGCAAGGTCAGGTGCTCGACGACAAGCGACTGCGGGCCGAAAAGCTGCAGATCGAGCACGCGCACGCTGTTGTTGCCATTCAGAACGGTTGAGCCCGTGCGCTGCGTGCAGTCGGCGTTGAAACCGCCGGTGAGTGTCAGTGCAAGGTGGTCGGCGCCGCCCCCGGCGGTGCTGAAAACCAGGCCTTGGGTCAGCGTGATGGTGCCGCTGCGAAAGCGGATGATGTCGGCTTGACCATTGGTGGCTGCTGTCGTGAGCGCCGCCTGGGCGGTGGCTTCCGAATTGACGCAGAACGTCGCTGCCGCGGCGGTTCGCGTCATCGATAGTGCGGGTAGCGCAAGCAGCAGGGCCAACAGCTGTGCCCGTAGCGGATTGGGGCGGGCAAGACGGCGGATGGACATGGCGTGATCTTCCGTTGGCGTGGGTCACGCGCAAAAACGCAAAAGGCCGAATCAACGTGCCAACTTTTCCGCCTGGGCAGCGTCAATGCGGCTGAAGCGATACCGTGTGGTTCAGCGCGAGCGCCGATGTGCCGCCCGCGTGCGCGGGTGGTCGGGGCCGAGCAGCGTGGTGAGTGCGCCGATTTCCCGCTCGCGCCACTGTGCCGCATCGTCATGCCCGAGCAGGGCAGCGGCTTGCGCACGCAGGGTGAGGGTTTCAGCCAGTGCGT carries:
- a CDS encoding choice-of-anchor Q domain-containing protein, encoding MSIRRLARPNPLRAQLLALLLALPALSMTRTAAAATFCVNSEATAQAALTTAATNGQADIIRFRSGTITLTQGLVFSTAGGGADHLALTLTGGFNADCTQRTGSTVLNGNNSVRVLDLQLFGPQSLVVEHLTLLSGYSNFGGNLYVRLFDQGGGASLRIDNNAILLGSAQTASGALDISGWGTLRIRNNLITGNSAPNYAVGSINLNGNNYLSNNTITGNSNTDGEGWVLYTNPTSTSSNLWLSNNILWDNDSYGDVYLFGQGTINLVHNNIGRHTNVPLGPASGGNLSVDPQFDNCGFLCFRKPLKRSSPMVDAGVNNPQGGLLVTDFDGNPRQVGPAVDIGAFELWRLFANGFE